The following proteins are co-located in the Oryzias melastigma strain HK-1 linkage group LG8, ASM292280v2, whole genome shotgun sequence genome:
- the elfn1a gene encoding protein ELFN1, producing the protein MTLKEAPMACSSGTVMSALFWSVTIVYLTHVGRVNGDCWLIEGEKGFVWLAICSQNQPPFEAIPQHINSTIVDLRLNENKIKSIHYSALSRFANLTYLNLTKNEISYIEDGAFSAQFNLQVLQMGFNKLRNLTEGILRGLGKLQYLYLQANLIETVTPNAFWECPNIENIDLSMNRIQQLDGSTFTSLTKLTTCELYTNPFNCSCELLGFVKWLSVFPNRTNERMVCDSPPGVSGYSLLSQNPNNPTYRNALHMLTTVCTDDYVTPFISISIESTTIPPDSTLCGMDECPSGTEPDDITVSTTENEVQGKLKMELKEITKAGATITIQIPDPYKKMYILALYNNSFFTDIQNLKDKKEDIELKNLKPHINYTYCIVSIRNSLRHNHTCLIVSTNPRNGKERIVNNATATHYIMTILGCLFSMVIFLGVVYYCLRRKRQQDEKHKKAGSLKKNIMELKYGQELEGGTISRMSQKQLLAGESMGRMPYLPSAGEMEQYKFQEISETPKMIKGNYMDVRSMDHHERRECDLGMAGNSQGSVAEISTIAKEVDKVNQIINNCIDALKSESTSFQGVKSGAVSTAEPQLVLLSEHPQNKSGLLSPVYKDSYHHSLQRHRSSDVSPKRPSTATGGPMRSPRPYRSESKYIEKTSPTGETILTVTPAAAILRAEAEKIRQYSEHRHSYPDAQIEELEGPDSHKLLDPLTHSRSRDLAFSQMPSQYHNLSYSSSPEYYCKPSHSIWERFRLHRKRHKDEEYMAAGHALRKKVQFAKDEDLHDILDYWKGVSAQHKS; encoded by the coding sequence ATGACTCTCAAAGAAGCACCGATGGCCTGCAGCTCAGGCACGGTGATGAGTGCCTTGTTTTGGTCTGTAACCATTGTATATTTGACTCATGTTGGCAGAGTGAATGGAGACTGCTGGTTAATCGAAGGAGAAAAGGGCTTTGTCTGGCTTGCAATTTGTAGCCAAAACCAACCACCATTTGAGGCCATCCCACAGCATATCAACAGCACCATCGTGGACCTTCgtctaaatgaaaacaaaataaaaagtatccaTTATTCTGCCCTTAGCCGCTTTGCCAACTTAACCTACCTGAACTTGACCAAGAATGAAATTTCCTACATAGAGGATGGGGCCTTCTCTGCTCAGTTCAACCTACAAGTACTTCAGATGGGCTTCAACAAGCTACGGAACCTGACAGAGGGGATTCTTCGGGGTCTGGGAAAGCTGCAGTACCTCTACCTCCAGGCAAACCTGATTGAGACTGTGACACCTAATGCCTTCTGGGAGTGCCCAAACATCGAGAACATCGATCTCTCCATGAACCGCATCCAGCAGTTGGATGGGTCCACATTCACCAGTTTAACGAAACTCACCACCTGTGAGCTGTACACCAACCCTTTCAACTGCTCCTGTGAGTTACTGGGATTTGTGAAATGGCTCTCAGTTTTTCCAAACCGTACCAATGAGCGTATGGTGTGTGACTCCCCGCCTGGCGTCTCAGGATACAGTTTACTGAGCCAGAATCCCAACAACCCAACGTACCGAAATGCCCTCCACATGCTGACGACTGTGTGTACCGACGACTACGTGACACCATTCATCTCCATTTCCATTGAGTCCACAACAATACCACCCGACTCAACGCTTTGTGGGATGGATGAATGTCCCTCAGGCACCGAACCAGACGACATTACTGTTAGCACCACGGAAAACGAAGTGCAAGGAAAACTTAAGATGGAACTGAAGGAAATAACAAAAGCAGGGGCAACAATTACTATCCAGATTCCTGATCCATACAAAAAGATGTACATTCTGGCTCTTTACAACAACAGCTTCTTCACAGATATTCAAAACCTGAAAGACAAAAAGGAGGACATTGAGCTAAAAAACCTGAAACCCCACATCAATTACACGTACTGCATCGTTTCAATACGCAACTCTCTAAGACACAACCACACTTGCCTAATAGTTTCTACAAACCCTCGGAATGGAAAGGAAAGAATTGTAAATAATGCGACAGCTACTCACTACATTATGACAATTTTAGGCTGCCTCTTTAGTATGGTCATTTTTCTTGGGGTTGTTTACTACTGCCTGCGAAGAAAGCGCCAGCAAgatgaaaagcacaaaaaagcagGCAgcctaaagaaaaacataatggAACTGAAGTATGGACAGGAACTGGAAGGTGGGACTATTTCTCGCATGTCACAGAAGCAGTTATTGGCTGGGGAGAGCATGGGAAGAATGCCATACCTACCATCTGCAGGTGAAATGGAGCAGTATAAATTCCAGGAGATAAGTGAGACTCCTAAAATGATCAAGGGGAACTACATGGATGTCAGAAGTATGGATCACCACGAGCGTAGAGAGTGTGATCTTGGAATGGCCGGGAACAGTCAAGGATCAGTGGCTGAAATATCCACCATTGCAAAAGAGGTGGATAAAGTCAATCAGATCATCAACAACTGCATAGATGCCCTTAAGTCTGAATCCACTTCATTTCAGGGGGTTAAATCTGGAGCCGTGTCCACCGCAGAACCCCAGCTTGTCCTATTATCAGAGCACCCCCAGAACAAATCTGGTCTTTTATCCCCAGTTTATAAAGATAGCTACCACCACTCTCTGCAGAGGCATCGCAGTTCCGATGTCTCTCCTAAGAGACCCAGCACTGCCACAGGAGGACCCATGAGAAGCCCAAGGCCTTATCGCTCTGAATCCAAGTACATAGAAAAGACGTCCCCAACTGGAGAGACCATCCTCACTGTAACACCAGCTGCTGCCATCCTCAGGGCTGAGGCAGAGAAGATCCGCCAATACAGTGAGCACAGGCACTCATACCCCGATGCTCAGATAGAAGAACTGGAAGGACCCGACAGCCACAAGTTATTGGATCCTCTCACCCACTCCCGCTCCAGAGACTTAGCGTTTTCTCAAATGCCATCTCAGTATCACAATCTAAGCTACTCCTCCAGTCCCGAATACTACTGCAAACCCTCACACAGCATCTGGGAGCGCTTCAGACTCCACCGAAAACGCCATAAAGATGAGGAGTACATGGCTGCTGGGCATGCACTGCGAAAGAAAGTCCAGTTTGCAAAGGACGAGGACCTGCATGACATTTTAGACTACTGGAAAGGAGTTTCAGCTCAACATAAATCATAA